The Microbispora sp. ZYX-F-249 genomic interval GGCGGCACGTCCAGATCCGGCAGCAGGTCGAGCACGGCCTCCAGCCACTCGTCCTCACGGTCGAGGTCGTGGTCGCACTCGGCCGGGTCGAGCAGCACGTCGGAGTCGTTGACCACGGCGAAGCCGTCGAGCACCCCGGCCGCCGCCAGCACGTGCGGCCCGAACCTCTCCACCAGCTCGGGGGCGGCGACGCCGAACGGCACCTCGGGGTCGATCAGACCGGCCAGCGAGCCCTCGGCCAGCAGCAGCTCGCCCGCGGCGTACAGCTCGCCGTCGGCGCCGCGCAGCGCCAGCTCGGCCAGCCACGGCGCCTCCCCCGCGGTCAGGCCCGCCGCGTCGACCAGCGCCAGGACGGCCTGGGCCACCGGCTCGGGGTCGGCGTTGTTCAGCGACTCGGACACGGCCGCGTGGGTGAGCGGGTCCTCCAGCACCGTACGCGGGGTCGCCTCGGCCGCGCCCAGCCGCAGCAGCAGCGGGTGGGCGGCGTCGGGGTGGACGATCCGCAGCCCGAGCGGCGCCAGCAGGGCGGGGTCCACAGAGCTTTCCGCGGTGAGCACGAGCGTGCCGCGCGGGCCGCGCACCAGGCGGCCGTCGGCCAGCGGCACGGCGATCGCGCCGACCGCCTCCAGGTCGTCGGCGGGCAGCACCTCGTAGACCGACCGCCACCAGGACGGGTCCTTGTCCTCCACGGCCTCGCCGGACAGCATGTCCACGACGTCGGCCAGGTCGACCCGGCGCACGCCGAGCGTGGTCAGGGCCGGGTGCCGGGAGGCCCAGCCCGCGGGCAGCAGCCCGGGGACGATGCCGGCGATCAGCGCCAGGAACTCGGCCGACCCCTCGACCGCCCGCGCCTGGTCGCCCGGCACGATTCCGTCGGAGATCGACGGCAGCAGCGGCGTGTCCGGCAGCGCCTTGACGATCTCCCGCCGGATCGCGGCGTCGAGCGCGCCCTTGCCCATCAGGCCGGGCACGAGGTCGAGCAGGTCCGGAGTCGCCGGAAGCTCCCGCAGCAGCCGGACGTACGCCTCGGCGGCCCGGGCGACGAGGAAGTCGGTGAGCGGCCCGGGGGCGACGTGCCGCCGGTCCGTGGTCATCGGGAAGGACGCGATCAGCAGCGCGGGCAGGTCGAGCGGCTCGTCGCTCGGCGTCGGCGCGTGCACCACCCCCGGCATCACACCATCCGGGACGTCGCTCCGGCGGCCGGCGGGGACGGCCCAGCGGACCTCCCAGTAGGGCCGGGCCCGCTCCTCGGTCGGGCGGTCGGCGAACAGCTCGGCCACCTGCTCGGGGGTGAACGTGCCGGACTCGGCGACGACGTGCCAGCCGTCGGCCGAGATCGTGCGGGTCCGCCCGTCCAGCTCGATCTCGACGGTCTCCAGCGCCGGCATCGACAGCGGCAGCGCGGGCCCCGCCTCCTCCAGCATGCGCCGTACGGCCTGCTCGGCGGCCTGGTCGCGCAGCGGGAGCCGGACGACCGTGTCGTAGCCCTCGGGGACGTCGAGGGAGTCGTCGGAGAACGGCAGCCGCAGCAGCGGCACGTGCCCCTCGCGGCCCTCCAGCTCGGCGGCGAGCTCCGGCCGGGCGGCGACCAGCGCGGCGGTCTCCTCACGCGACCAGCGGACGCCGCCGGTGGCGCGGGAGGCGATCGAGGGCGCGTCGCTCACCGACACGACGGCGGCGAAGCCGACGCCGAAGCGTCCGGCCGCGCCCGCCTCGTCCTTCTTGCCGGAGACGCGCAGGGTGCTCAGGCCCTCCACACCGGTCTCGTCGAGCGGGGCGCCGACGTTGGCCGCCAGCAGCACGCCGTCGGCGAGCGTCAGCCGCAGCCGGCCCGGCACGCCGGCCCGCAGCGCCGCGTCGGCGGCGTTCTGGGCGAGCTCCACGACCAGCCGGTCGCGGTAACCGCCGAGGGCGAAGTCCTCCTCGGCGTTGGCGTCCTCGCGGAAGCGGGCGGGCGAGGCCGTCCAGGCCGCGAGAACGGTGTCACGCAGGCGCGCGGTGTCGAACATGATCAGGCGTGACCCAGGGGTTCGGAGTCGGCCTCGTCGACGGAGCCCGACTCGATGATGTCGTATCCCATGTCGTCCAGGATCGGGGGCGCCGGGTCCATGACCATCGAGGGCACGGTGGTCGCCTCGGAGTGCGCCCCGCAGCCGTGGTCGGCGGACACCACGCGGCCGTCGTCCGGCGCGTACTCGTTGGCGCAGACCCCGAAGCCGAGACCCAGCGCTCCGGCGAGCGGCCAGTAGAAACCGCAGGTGGAGCACTGCGCCGGGGCGGCGTGCGCGATCGGGGTGTGCGGACCGGCCTCACCGGCCCGCCAGCGCCGGGCGGCGAGGTCCCGGCCGATCGCCGACAGGACGCGGGCCCGCCCCAGGCCCAGCTCGAAGACCATCTGCTTGTCGATGTCCTCGTCGTCGGAGGCGAACCCGGGCACGAGCCGGTCGTCGTCGGCCTCGACCGGCAGCAGGTCGCCGACGCCGAGGTCCCCCGGGCGCAGCCGCTCGTTCCACGGCACCCAGCGGGGAGCGAGCAGCGCGCCCGAGCCGGGCAGCAGCACGGTCTCGCTCACGGTCACGACGCGGGCGCGGGAGGCCCGGGTGACGGTGACCGCCCAGCGCCAGCCGCGGTAGGCGCGGTCGAGGCACTCGAAGTAGTGGGTGACGAGCCGGTCGCCCTCGCTGTCGAAGCCCAGGTGCTCTCCCACCTCTCCCGGACGCGCGATGTCCTCCGCGGCCCGGCGGGCGAGGTCGACCGCCGCGGCACAGGCCTGGTCGACTGGAGTGCTACGGATTCGGGTACGACTCACACTCCATTTTCACCCACGCCGCGAGCGGACCGCACCGGCTGGATGGGTAAATCATGGAAGGACCCTCGGTGCCTATGGTGAAGATTTGGGCGAAGGTCACGCGTGTCGTGAGGGCGCCGGCGCGTGCGGCGCGCCGGCTCACGCACGCCCAGGGAGCCGGCCGGACCGGCCTCGGCCGCCTGATCGAGCTGACGGCCGCGCACTCGGCCGGGGACGCGCTGGTCACGGTGGCCCTCGCCGGGGCGCTGCTGTTCGGGCTGCCGGTCGGCCAGGCCCGCGGCCAGGTCGCGGCGTACCTGCTGATCACCATGCTGCCGTTCGCGGTCGTGGCGCCCTTCGTCGGGCCGGTGCTCGACCGGCTCCGCTCGGGCCGCCGCTACATCATGGCCGGCACCCTGCTCGCGCGGGGGCTGCTGTGCTGGGGGATGGCCGGGGCCGTCCACGCCTCCGACGCCGTCACGCTGTTCCCTTCGGCGCTCGCCGTGCTGGTCCTGTCGAAGGCGTACAACGTGTCCCGTGCGGCGATCATGCCGAGCGTGCTGCCCGCCGACATTCCGCTGGTGACCGCCAACGCCAGGGTCGCGTTGTTCGCGCTTGTCTCGGCCGGCGTGGGCGCGGGTTTGGCGACCGGCCTGTCCGCCGTCGCCGGGCCCGACTGGGTGCTGCGCGGCGCCGTGCCGCTGTTCCTGCTGGCCGGGGTGTTCGCCGTACGGCTGCCGCGCCACGTGGACGCGCCCGACCTGGAGGAGGACGAGCCGCGCCCCCGATGGCGCACCGTGCTCAATCTGGGCCCGGTGGTGGGCGAGGCCATGGGCGCCAACGCCGCGATCCGGGTGCAGTCGGGATTCCTCGTGTTCTTCCTGCTGTTCCTCGTCCAGGACGGCCACCTGCGCGGCGTGGACCCGAAGGTCGCGCTGGCGCTGCTGGCCGCCGCCGCGGGCGCGGGCGGCCTGGCCGGGGCCGCCGCCGGCTCCTGGTCGCGCTCCCGGTCCCCGCACCTGACCGTCATGGCCACGCTCGCGCTGGCCACGGTGGCCACGATCGCGGCGGCGTTCTTCTTCACGGTGTGGACCGCCGCCGTCGTCGCCCTCGTGGGCGCGTTCGCCCAGGGCCTCGGCAAGCTCGCGTTCGACGCCATCGTGCAACGCGAGATCGGCGAGGAGGTGCGCTCCTCGGCGTTCGGCGTCGCCGAGACGCTGCTCCAGATCGCCTGGGTGCTGGGCGGCCTGCTGGGCCTGGTGATGTCGCTGTTCGTGGCCGGTCCGGCCGGGCTCGGCGTGATGTCCGCGGCTCTCGCGCTCTCCTTCGGCCGCCTCGTCATGCTCCGCCGCCGCAGGCTCGCCGCCCGCACCGCCCCGGCGACCTGAACGTGCCGGGATCCCGCCGCTCTCCGCCTTCCATCTCGGCGGGCCGGGCGGCGGGAGCGGGTGCTACGCGCCGAGGCGGCGGGACGGACGCGTTCTACGCGGCGGGACGGACGCGTTCTACGCGCCGAGGCGGCGGGACGGACGCGTTCTAGGCGTCGAGGTCGTCGGCGACGGCCCGGAGCACGGTCGCGATCTTCTTGGCGTGCGCCGCGTCCGGGTGCTTGCCCCGCTGGTAGGAGTTCGAGATGTCGTCGAGCAGCTTGATCAGATCCTCGACGATCACGACCATCTCGTCGGGCTTCTTCCGCTTCGCCTTGCCCTTGACGGTCTTGGCCAGCGTCGGGGGCTGGTCGATCACCCGTACCGAGAGCGCCTGCTGGCCCCGGCGGCTCTCGGCGACACCGAACTCGACCTTCTGCCCGGGCTTGAGCGCCTCGACGCCCTTGGGCAGGGCGGAGGAATGCACGAAGACCTCACCGCCGTCGTCGCGGGTGAGGAAGCCGAAACCCTTGTCGGCGTCGTACCACTTGACCTTGCCACTCGGCACAGGGGTGACCTCGTTCAGACTGTCGTGAAGGTGACTGTAGGTAGGTTATGCCCAGAGACAGGCCCCGTGGACCCACTCGGAGGCCAATGAAGCATCCCGTGACGAGATTCTTGTCGATCTTTCCCGCGAGTGCGCGAAACCCCTGCCGTACGGGCGCTCCGGCGGCCGGATGAAGGTCGAGCCCTACCATGGAGAGAATGACGGGCACGGACTTCAGCGAGTGGCTGCGCGGCCGTTCCGACGAGCGGCTGCGGGCGCTCGTGGAGGCGCGGCCCGAACTCGTGACACCCGTCCCGGCCCACATCGACGGTCTCGCTGCCCGGGCCTGCAGCCCCTCGGCGATCGGCCGGGCGCTCGACCGGCTCGACCGGTTCTCCCTCTCGGTGCTGGAGACGCTGGCCCTGCGGCCCGGCCCCGCCGGCCGTGAGACGTTGCTGACCCTGCTCGCCCGCGCCGTGCCCGACGGACCCGGCGCCGAGGCCCTCGGGCCCGCACTCGACGCCGCGCTCGACCTGCTGACCACGCGCGCCCTGATCTACGGGCCCGAGGACGCGCTGCGGCCCGCGCCCGGGGTGGCCGACGCGCTCGAACCCCCGGCCGCCCTGGGGCCGCCGGTCGCCGAGGTGTTCCGCCACCACCCGCCGGAGCGGCTCGACGTGCTCCTGCGCGACATCGACCCGGCGTACGAGGGCGGCGGCGGGCACACCGACGGCGGACGGCCCGCCAGGGAGCGTCTCGCGGCGCTGCTCGCCGACCCCGCGACGGTCGGCCGCCTCGTCGGCGAGGTCTCCCCGCAGGCGAGGGCCGCCCTGGACGAGCTGGTGTGGGGCCCGGCGAGCGGACGGCTGCCGAACGCCCGCCGCGACGTGGACACCGCGGGCGCGCAGTCGCCCATCGAGCAGTTGCTGGCCCGTGGCCTGCTGGGCGCCACCGGGGAGGAGACGGTCGCGCTCCCCCGGGAGGTCGCCCTCGTGCTGCGCGACGGCCGCGTGCACCGCGACCTGTCCCCCGGCCCGCCGGCCCTGGAGGGGCCCGTACGCGACCAGGATCTGGCCGACCGCACGGCCGCCGGGCAGGCGTTCACGTTCGTGCGCACGGTCGAGGAGCTGTGCGAGGTGTGGAGCGTGGACCCGCCGGGGGTGCTGCGCGCGGGCGGCCTCGCCGTACGGGACCTGAGGCGGACGGCGCAGCTGCTCGACCTGCCGGAATGGGCGGCGGGCCTGGTCGTCGAGGTCGCGCACGCGGCCGGGCTGGTCGCCGCCGGCGAGGGGGAATGGCTGCCGACCGGCGGCTACGACGCCTGGCGGATCAAGGCCACCGAGGACCGGTGGGCCGTGCTCGCCGACGCGTGGGCCGCGATGGAACGCGCCCCCGGGCTGATCGGCGAGCGCGACGACCGCGACCGCCCGCTGAACGCCCTCCACCCGGACCTGCGCAGGCCGGGGGCCGCCCAGATGCGGGCACGCACGCTCGCCGTGCTGGAGTCCGCGCCGCCCGGCCTCGCTCCGACGCCCGAGTCGGTGCTGGCCCGGCTCGCCTGGGAGCAGCCCCGCCGCCGTCCCGCGCTGCGCGACCGGCTCGTCCGGTTCGCCCTGCGCGAGGCCGAGCACATCGGCGTGACCGGCCTCGGCGTGCCGTCCTCGCACGGCCGCTCGGTCGCGCGCGGGGACGGTCGCGCGGCGGGCCTGCTCGCGCCGCTGCTGCCGCGACCGGTCGACCACGTGCTGCTGCAGGCCGACCTGACGGCCGTGGCGCCGGGCCCGCTGACCACCGACCTCGGCCGCCGGCTCGCGCTCACGGCCGACGTGGAGAGCAAGGGCGGGGCGACGGTGTACCGCTTCTCCGAGCAGTCGATCCGCCGGGCGCTCGACGCGGGGCACTCCGCCGGCGACCTGCTCGCCATGCTGGAGCGCCACTCGGCCACCCCGGTCCCCCAGCCGCTGGCCTACCTGGTGACGGACGTCGCCCGCCGCCACGGCCGCATCCGCGTCGGCGCGGCGTCGGCCTACATCCGGTGCGACGATCCGGCCCTGCTCGACGAGGTGCTCGCCGACAAACGGGCCCACCTGCTGCGGCTGCGGCGGCTCGCACCGACCGTGCTGGCTTCCAAGACGTCCCGGGCGGCGCTGGTCGACTCGCTGCGGGCGATGGGATACGCACCGGTGGCCGAGTCGCTGGAGGGCGACGTGGTCGTCGCACGGGCCGACGCCCGGCGGACCGAGGGGCAGCTCGCCGCCCGCGTGACCGCCACCGCCGTGCCCGACCCCGAGACGCTGACCGCCGCCGTGCGCGCGATGCGGGCGGGAGACTCGCGGCGGCGGCCGGTCGAGGCGCCCGAGGGCCAGGTGCCCCGATCCCCCGCGACCGCCACGATCAGCGCGCTCCAGGAGGCCATCCGGCAGGGGTCGCGGGTGTGGATCGGCTACCTCGACTCGCAGGGGCACGCCACCAGCCGCATCCTCGAACCGGCCCGGATGGAGGGCGGCTACCTCACCGCGTACGACGAGACCCGGGCGACGGTCCACCGCTTCGCCCTGCACCGGATCACGGGCATCGCCGAGATCGGACGATGACAGATTCGTGGTAAATCTTGGGGTCCGCTGTAGTAAAGGATTTCAGGGTGACGACTCCAGAGCAGCCAGGGCAGGGACCCCAGGATTGGCAGACCCCGTCCAACCCCTATGGACCGCCGTCCGGCTCCAGCCCCTATGGACAGCAGCCGTACGGCCAGCACGGCACGCCGCCGGGCCCCGACCCGAACCAGCAGTACGGCCAGCAGGGGCAGTACGGCCAGTACGGTCAGTACGGACAGCAGGAACAGTACGGGCAGCAGGGCCAGTACGGGCAGTACGGGCAGCCGGGGCCGAATCCGTACCAGCAGCAGCCGTACGGCTACTACCCGCCGCGGCAGGAGGGCCCGCGCACGCACGCGATCGTGGCCCTCGTCGTCAGCATCGTGCTGTCGTTGAGCTGCTACGTGACCCTCGGCGGCATCGCCGGGGCGATCCTGTCGGGGATCGCGCTCAGCAAGGTGGACACCGCGCCGGACCAGGCGCGCGGGCTGCTGAAGTGGACGTGGATCGCCATCGGCATCAACGTCGTCCTGCTCGTCCTGGCGATCGGCGGGATCTTCTACGCCGGGATCAACGGCTACCTCGACTGACCGCGCCCGTACGTCGCCCATACATGCGGCATCCGCGAGACCGGGACTGATTCGGCCCGGCCTCGTGTTTGATATGCGGTAAGCCGTACGAGGGGGAGCAGGCATTGAGTGACGGGCCGCTGATCGTCCAGTCCGACAAGACGCTGCTGCTGGAGGTCGACCACCCCAGGGCGGACGAGTGCCGCAAGGCCATCGCGCCGTTCGCGGAGCTGGAACGCGCGCCCGAGCACGTCCACACCTACCGGGTCACCCCGCTCGCGCTGTGGAACGCCCGCGCCGCCGGGCACGACGCCGAGCAGGTGGTCGACGCGCTGATCGGCTTCAGCCGCTACCCCGTGCCGCACGCGCTGCTCGTGGACGTCGCGGAGACCATGGCGCGGTACGGCAGGCTGCGCCTGGAGAAGCACCCCATCCACGGCCTGGTGCTCACCAGCACCGACCGCGCCGTGCTGGAGGAGGTGCTGCGCTCCAAGAAGATCCAGCCGCTGGTCGGGGAG includes:
- a CDS encoding sacsin N-terminal ATP-binding-like domain-containing protein, whose translation is MFDTARLRDTVLAAWTASPARFREDANAEEDFALGGYRDRLVVELAQNAADAALRAGVPGRLRLTLADGVLLAANVGAPLDETGVEGLSTLRVSGKKDEAGAAGRFGVGFAAVVSVSDAPSIASRATGGVRWSREETAALVAARPELAAELEGREGHVPLLRLPFSDDSLDVPEGYDTVVRLPLRDQAAEQAVRRMLEEAGPALPLSMPALETVEIELDGRTRTISADGWHVVAESGTFTPEQVAELFADRPTEERARPYWEVRWAVPAGRRSDVPDGVMPGVVHAPTPSDEPLDLPALLIASFPMTTDRRHVAPGPLTDFLVARAAEAYVRLLRELPATPDLLDLVPGLMGKGALDAAIRREIVKALPDTPLLPSISDGIVPGDQARAVEGSAEFLALIAGIVPGLLPAGWASRHPALTTLGVRRVDLADVVDMLSGEAVEDKDPSWWRSVYEVLPADDLEAVGAIAVPLADGRLVRGPRGTLVLTAESSVDPALLAPLGLRIVHPDAAHPLLLRLGAAEATPRTVLEDPLTHAAVSESLNNADPEPVAQAVLALVDAAGLTAGEAPWLAELALRGADGELYAAGELLLAEGSLAGLIDPEVPFGVAAPELVERFGPHVLAAAGVLDGFAVVNDSDVLLDPAECDHDLDREDEWLEAVLDLLPDLDVPPVVREFTAVRDLEYVADWPNALALLSRPPLRAALRPMRVLAAGETVEVPSYTAWWLSRHPVLGGRKPTELRLPAGDPLLFGLYGEAPAGIDADALKMIGVRSTLAELLDSHGGPEELLDLLGDSSLEVDRAQLRSLWIALAAVDPARVSPPEAVRAVLKGTVTVADVEDGPVVVEAPDLLPLVEDRPLVLAPFDLAEALSEVLDLPLAGEEIAGAVTSTGAEKPVPPEVRSLLPGAPSTYVEHDELLVDGRPVPWRFFEGVVHATGVDGLARGLAWASGQWGDRLAVAALLRDPARVPLLLAEADLDPTASI
- a CDS encoding DUF3027 domain-containing protein, with translation MSRTRIRSTPVDQACAAAVDLARRAAEDIARPGEVGEHLGFDSEGDRLVTHYFECLDRAYRGWRWAVTVTRASRARVVTVSETVLLPGSGALLAPRWVPWNERLRPGDLGVGDLLPVEADDDRLVPGFASDDEDIDKQMVFELGLGRARVLSAIGRDLAARRWRAGEAGPHTPIAHAAPAQCSTCGFYWPLAGALGLGFGVCANEYAPDDGRVVSADHGCGAHSEATTVPSMVMDPAPPILDDMGYDIIESGSVDEADSEPLGHA
- a CDS encoding MFS transporter; its protein translation is MRAPARAARRLTHAQGAGRTGLGRLIELTAAHSAGDALVTVALAGALLFGLPVGQARGQVAAYLLITMLPFAVVAPFVGPVLDRLRSGRRYIMAGTLLARGLLCWGMAGAVHASDAVTLFPSALAVLVLSKAYNVSRAAIMPSVLPADIPLVTANARVALFALVSAGVGAGLATGLSAVAGPDWVLRGAVPLFLLAGVFAVRLPRHVDAPDLEEDEPRPRWRTVLNLGPVVGEAMGANAAIRVQSGFLVFFLLFLVQDGHLRGVDPKVALALLAAAAGAGGLAGAAAGSWSRSRSPHLTVMATLALATVATIAAAFFFTVWTAAVVALVGAFAQGLGKLAFDAIVQREIGEEVRSSAFGVAETLLQIAWVLGGLLGLVMSLFVAGPAGLGVMSAALALSFGRLVMLRRRRLAARTAPAT
- a CDS encoding cold-shock protein — its product is MPSGKVKWYDADKGFGFLTRDDGGEVFVHSSALPKGVEALKPGQKVEFGVAESRRGQQALSVRVIDQPPTLAKTVKGKAKRKKPDEMVVIVEDLIKLLDDISNSYQRGKHPDAAHAKKIATVLRAVADDLDA
- a CDS encoding helicase-associated domain-containing protein, which encodes MTGTDFSEWLRGRSDERLRALVEARPELVTPVPAHIDGLAARACSPSAIGRALDRLDRFSLSVLETLALRPGPAGRETLLTLLARAVPDGPGAEALGPALDAALDLLTTRALIYGPEDALRPAPGVADALEPPAALGPPVAEVFRHHPPERLDVLLRDIDPAYEGGGGHTDGGRPARERLAALLADPATVGRLVGEVSPQARAALDELVWGPASGRLPNARRDVDTAGAQSPIEQLLARGLLGATGEETVALPREVALVLRDGRVHRDLSPGPPALEGPVRDQDLADRTAAGQAFTFVRTVEELCEVWSVDPPGVLRAGGLAVRDLRRTAQLLDLPEWAAGLVVEVAHAAGLVAAGEGEWLPTGGYDAWRIKATEDRWAVLADAWAAMERAPGLIGERDDRDRPLNALHPDLRRPGAAQMRARTLAVLESAPPGLAPTPESVLARLAWEQPRRRPALRDRLVRFALREAEHIGVTGLGVPSSHGRSVARGDGRAAGLLAPLLPRPVDHVLLQADLTAVAPGPLTTDLGRRLALTADVESKGGATVYRFSEQSIRRALDAGHSAGDLLAMLERHSATPVPQPLAYLVTDVARRHGRIRVGAASAYIRCDDPALLDEVLADKRAHLLRLRRLAPTVLASKTSRAALVDSLRAMGYAPVAESLEGDVVVARADARRTEGQLAARVTATAVPDPETLTAAVRAMRAGDSRRRPVEAPEGQVPRSPATATISALQEAIRQGSRVWIGYLDSQGHATSRILEPARMEGGYLTAYDETRATVHRFALHRITGIAEIGR